The Flavobacteriales bacterium DNA window TACGATGCCATCCTGGCCATGTACCATGATCAGGGATTGATCCCTTTCAAAGCGCTCTCATTCGGTTCAGGAGTCAATTTCACAGCCGGGCTACCCATTCTGCGCACTTCTCCGGATCATGGAACGGCCTTCGATATCGCGGGTCAGGATCAAGCCGATGCGTCCTCTTTCAAACAGGCGCTCATCCTAGCTCGGGATATTGCCGAAAGGAGAAAGACCTTGCGAGTGTGAGCCCTGTTCAGGTCTCTTGTGAAAAACATTGTTGAAATCCCTGATTTACTTACCTTTGCAATCCATTTTTTGAAATGATGGATGTACTCAAACCTTATAGGATACCCTTCATTGGGCTGAAAGAAGGTGTCCATCACTTCGAATTCCGTTTGGACGGAGCGTTCTTTCAAGTATTCGAGAATGAGGAATTGACCGATTCACACTTCGATGTCCAGGTCAGCTTGGACAAGAAGACCACCATGCTGGAAGTCCAGTATGACATTCGTGGAGAATTCGTCACCAGTTGTGATCGATGTTCGCAGGACCTGATCATCCCGATGGTCATGGAGCGTGAACTCATCGCAAAATCCCATGGCGATCTGGATGATGACGATATCATCGCCCTATCCGATACAGATACCGAAGTGGATCTATCCCGCTCGCTCTATGAGACGGTAGCCATAGGACTGCCGCTGAAGCGTGCCCACGATGAGGAGGATTGCGATCCCGAGGTGATCGATCGATTGGACTCCTATTCTCGAAAAGAACTTGAGGACAGCGACCCGCGATGGGATGCATTGAAGAAATTGAAATAAAGACATAAACACAGGTAACGATGGCACATCCAAAGAGACGTCAGTCAAAGACCAGAAGAGACAAGAGAAGGACCCACTACAAGGCGGAGATCCCCAACGTGGCTACTTGTCCTACCACCGGTGAACCTCACATGTTCCACAGAGCACACTGGTACGAGGGAAAACTCTACTACCGCGGTAAAGTGGTGATGGAGAAAGAGGCCGAGGCCTGATTCTTCCGTTATCCTTACAAGGCATTGATTTACAGGCAGTCTATTCAGGCTGCCTTCCCTGTTTTAGGGAGGTTCTACCTGTGAAATGCCCTATAGGCGGATACAAAAGGATATACTTGTACCTCTCAAACTGCAAGAGAATTTAGATGATCAGAGCAGCCATCACAGGTGTCAGCGGATATGTCCCCGATGATCTCCTGACAAATGCCGACCTGGAGAAGATAGTGGAGACCACCGATGAGTGGATCGTCACGCGTACCGGGATCAAGGAGCGCCATATCCTCAAAGGTGAGGGGAAAGGAACGAGTGACCTAGGTGCACCAGCCGTCAAAGAGCTCCTGAGAAAGACCGGCACAGCACCGGAAGAAGTGGATGCCCTCATCTGCGGTACCGTCACACCGGATCATGTCTTTCCGGCCACGGCCAATATCATCTGTGATAAGGTGGGCATCAAGAATGCCCTCTCCTTCGACCTAGGTGCAGCCTGCTCAGGCTTCCTTTTCTCCTTGGTAACGGGCTGTCAATTCATAGAGAGCGGTAAATACAAAAAGGTCATCGTGGTAGGGGCCGATAAGATGTCGTCCATCGTGGATTATGAAGACCGCACCACCTGCGTGCTCTTCGGTGACGGGGCAGGAGCAGTGATGCTCGAGCCAAGTACGGATGAGAACGGTGTTCAGGACAGCATCCTACGAACCGATGGATCCGGAAAGGACTTCCTGCACCAGAAGGCCGGTGGATCTGTGATGCCTGCAAGTCATGAGACTGTGGATCAGCGACTTCACTATGCCTATCAAGAAGGAAAGACCGTATTCAAATTTGCTGTGACCAAAATGGCCGATGTCTCGGCCGAGATCATGGAGAATAACGGACTGACCGGAGAAGATGTCGCTTGGCTGGTCCCCCATCAGGCCAATCTTCGCATCATCGATGCTACGGCCAGACGTATGGGATTGACCGATGAGAAGGTGATGATCAACATCCAGCGCTATGGCAATACCACCTCCGGTACCATACCGCTCTGTCTCTGGGAATGGGAGGACAAACTCAAGAAAGGGGATAATATCGTGTTGGCCGCCTTCGGTGGTGGATTTACCTGGGGTTCGGTCTATTTGAAATGGGCCTATGACCCTGAATGATATGTTTTAAGTAAATTAGATACTCTTTACGAAAAACCAATTAGGAAGATGAAACTAGACGAGATTCAAAAC harbors:
- a CDS encoding ketoacyl-ACP synthase III, coding for MIRAAITGVSGYVPDDLLTNADLEKIVETTDEWIVTRTGIKERHILKGEGKGTSDLGAPAVKELLRKTGTAPEEVDALICGTVTPDHVFPATANIICDKVGIKNALSFDLGAACSGFLFSLVTGCQFIESGKYKKVIVVGADKMSSIVDYEDRTTCVLFGDGAGAVMLEPSTDENGVQDSILRTDGSGKDFLHQKAGGSVMPASHETVDQRLHYAYQEGKTVFKFAVTKMADVSAEIMENNGLTGEDVAWLVPHQANLRIIDATARRMGLTDEKVMINIQRYGNTTSGTIPLCLWEWEDKLKKGDNIVLAAFGGGFTWGSVYLKWAYDPE
- a CDS encoding DUF177 domain-containing protein; protein product: MMDVLKPYRIPFIGLKEGVHHFEFRLDGAFFQVFENEELTDSHFDVQVSLDKKTTMLEVQYDIRGEFVTSCDRCSQDLIIPMVMERELIAKSHGDLDDDDIIALSDTDTEVDLSRSLYETVAIGLPLKRAHDEEDCDPEVIDRLDSYSRKELEDSDPRWDALKKLK
- the rpmF gene encoding 50S ribosomal protein L32 — translated: MAHPKRRQSKTRRDKRRTHYKAEIPNVATCPTTGEPHMFHRAHWYEGKLYYRGKVVMEKEAEA